One part of the Tolypothrix sp. NIES-4075 genome encodes these proteins:
- a CDS encoding TetR/AcrR family transcriptional regulator, with translation MARIKEVERENSSDKVEKILLGAMQEFLAHGYAGASMDKVAAAAGVSKATVYSYFQDKQGLFKALVEQLAKKRFESIFGTEPLEGEPNIVLRELLTKALNQMLKDKEYQAFQRMLIGESARFPELSQVFLRSIAKPGSEIIASYLASHSELNIPDPEAMVWILMGSLLHLVIAHEIMHGKEIMPMESDRLVDALMHLVVKCAD, from the coding sequence ATGGCACGTATAAAAGAAGTTGAGCGGGAGAATTCCAGCGATAAAGTCGAAAAAATTTTGCTTGGGGCAATGCAGGAATTTTTAGCGCATGGCTACGCTGGTGCGAGTATGGATAAGGTAGCGGCAGCAGCAGGAGTTTCTAAAGCGACAGTTTATAGTTACTTTCAAGATAAACAAGGACTATTTAAAGCCTTGGTAGAGCAACTTGCAAAAAAGCGGTTTGAATCAATTTTTGGCACGGAACCTCTTGAAGGAGAGCCGAATATTGTCTTGCGGGAGTTGTTAACAAAAGCCTTGAATCAAATGCTGAAAGACAAAGAGTATCAAGCATTTCAGCGAATGTTGATTGGGGAGTCGGCACGGTTTCCGGAATTATCTCAAGTTTTTCTTCGCAGTATAGCTAAACCTGGGAGCGAGATTATAGCTTCTTATCTGGCTTCTCATTCAGAACTGAATATTCCCGATCCAGAAGCGATGGTATGGATTTTGATGGGATCGCTACTACATTTAGTGATTGCTCACGAAATTATGCATGGTAAGGAAATTATGCCGATGGAAAGCGATCGCTTAGTTGATGCTTTAATGCACCTCGTCGTTAAATGTGCTGATTAG
- a CDS encoding aminotransferase-like domain-containing protein: MSAEKVKIFLDRQSPKPIYLQIRDRISRLIKSGALQNGDRLPSIRSLAENLRVNKLTIIEAYSVLEGDGVICARQGAGYFVNSLNTSSANMKSTFAPAQNVIIPAESGTSFFEVHMSAVQAQTQKGMINFSSGLPRPPKDMALISRRALTNVDALFAYEVPQGVVTLRKQIAQMLVQQGLEVTSEDLIITNGSEQALSLAMHYYVQPGDWVIVEAPTYHGAIAILENLGARIIGIPMNAEGINLELLQQYLDSHRPKLIYTISTLHNPTGITTTQSHRQELLTLAAKYGCHILEDNAYEGLNFEPVPAPIKALDREDLLTLPVAKSQGILASKGVQRLYPQQASSPFAQRLQVL, from the coding sequence ATGAGCGCTGAAAAAGTGAAGATTTTTTTAGATCGGCAGTCACCTAAACCTATTTATTTACAAATCAGAGATCGCATCAGTCGTCTGATTAAATCTGGAGCATTGCAAAATGGCGATCGCTTACCTTCAATTCGCTCTTTGGCAGAGAATTTGCGAGTCAATAAATTAACTATTATTGAAGCTTATAGCGTTTTAGAAGGAGATGGGGTTATTTGCGCTCGTCAAGGAGCAGGCTATTTTGTCAATAGCCTAAATACTTCGTCTGCGAATATGAAATCAACATTTGCACCAGCACAAAACGTAATTATTCCCGCAGAATCAGGAACTTCTTTTTTTGAAGTGCATATGAGTGCGGTGCAAGCACAAACCCAGAAAGGGATGATTAATTTTAGCAGTGGTTTGCCACGTCCGCCAAAAGATATGGCGTTGATTAGTAGACGAGCGCTGACAAATGTTGATGCTTTGTTTGCATACGAAGTGCCGCAAGGAGTAGTAACTCTACGCAAACAAATCGCTCAGATGCTTGTACAGCAAGGACTAGAGGTAACAAGTGAAGATTTAATTATTACCAATGGTTCTGAGCAAGCCTTATCATTGGCAATGCATTATTATGTGCAACCAGGTGATTGGGTAATTGTGGAAGCTCCAACTTATCATGGTGCGATCGCTATCTTAGAAAACTTAGGAGCCAGAATTATTGGTATTCCCATGAATGCTGAGGGAATAAATTTAGAATTATTGCAGCAATACCTCGATAGTCATCGCCCAAAACTTATTTATACTATTAGCACTTTACACAATCCTACAGGCATAACCACAACCCAATCTCATCGGCAAGAATTGTTGACATTAGCGGCAAAATATGGATGCCATATATTAGAAGATAACGCCTACGAAGGATTGAATTTTGAACCTGTACCAGCACCAATCAAAGCTTTAGACCGAGAAGATTTATTGACACTCCCCGTGGCTAAAAGCCAGGGGATTCTTGCCTCAAAGGGAGTCCAACGACTTTACCCTCAGCAAGCATCTTCACCGTTTGCCCAACGGCTGCAAGTCCTCTAA
- a CDS encoding RNA-guided endonuclease InsQ/TnpB family protein — MFSLTYEFRLKPTKQQIEIFQDWLEINRKVYNYALAERKHWYKSRSCQINACSLHSEYIIPADTPRPTYSTQCKSLTAAKEQYPELKRVHSQVLQQTLKRLENAFTSMWERNFGFPRFKKVGQFRSIVFPQLGKEPLNNSAVKLPAIGWVRFRQSREIPTDAIVKQVRIVKRVSGWYAMLTLQWNVSVPQPMPVGEAIGVDVGLISFVAISNGLCVQRPKFFVDLQRQLKLLQQRVSRKTKESNNWRKAQKKVTKLHEHIANTRKDFHWKIAHQLCNTAQTIFVEDLNLVGLSRGILGKHCLDAGWGQFFQILEQCCFKRGVYFQKVDSRKTSQICPNCGVETGKKGLSERVHACENCGYTTDRDVAASQVVLIRGLAAVGQTVKMLAEGKVVGLPLRQESPGF; from the coding sequence GTGTTTTCTTTGACTTATGAGTTTCGACTAAAACCAACTAAACAGCAAATAGAAATCTTTCAAGACTGGTTAGAAATTAACCGCAAAGTCTACAACTATGCTTTAGCTGAACGTAAGCATTGGTATAAATCACGCTCATGTCAAATCAATGCTTGTTCATTGCATTCTGAATACATTATTCCCGCAGATACACCACGTCCCACCTATTCAACTCAATGTAAATCATTAACAGCAGCAAAAGAACAATACCCAGAATTAAAGCGTGTTCATTCCCAAGTATTACAACAAACACTAAAAAGATTGGAAAATGCTTTCACTTCTATGTGGGAGCGTAATTTTGGATTTCCAAGGTTTAAAAAAGTTGGGCAATTTCGCTCAATAGTGTTTCCACAATTAGGGAAGGAACCGTTAAATAACAGTGCTGTTAAACTTCCTGCAATTGGATGGGTAAGGTTTAGACAATCTCGTGAGATTCCCACAGATGCCATAGTTAAACAAGTCAGAATTGTAAAACGGGTATCTGGATGGTATGCAATGTTAACTTTGCAATGGAATGTGTCTGTTCCTCAACCTATGCCAGTAGGAGAAGCAATTGGTGTAGATGTGGGATTAATCAGTTTTGTAGCTATTTCTAATGGACTTTGTGTTCAACGTCCTAAGTTTTTTGTAGACCTCCAACGCCAGCTTAAATTGCTGCAACAAAGAGTTAGTCGCAAAACTAAAGAATCAAATAACTGGCGCAAAGCTCAGAAGAAAGTGACAAAACTGCATGAACATATTGCTAATACTAGAAAAGATTTTCATTGGAAAATTGCACATCAACTTTGTAATACTGCTCAAACTATCTTTGTCGAAGATTTAAATTTAGTTGGATTGTCCAGAGGAATACTTGGGAAGCATTGTTTGGATGCTGGATGGGGACAATTCTTTCAAATTCTGGAGCAGTGTTGTTTTAAACGTGGTGTATATTTCCAGAAAGTAGATAGTAGGAAGACTTCTCAGATTTGCCCTAATTGTGGTGTTGAAACAGGTAAAAAAGGGCTGTCAGAGCGTGTTCATGCTTGTGAGAATTGTGGCTACACAACTGATAGGGATGTTGCTGCTTCTCAAGTAGTTCTAATTAGAGGACTTGCAGCCGTTGGGCAAACGGTGAAGATGCTTGCTGAGGGTAAAGTCGTTGGACTCCCTTTGAGGCAAGAATCCCCTGGCTTTTAG
- a CDS encoding aminotransferase class I/II-fold pyridoxal phosphate-dependent enzyme: MALATNRLHPQVWKTGALARSLVTYVGTFSKTLIPGLRVGYMVVTGKHIRALIERKLLQDIQTSSVSQAIVSEYLASGHYRRHRKRLQTENLISRNVMLQAIERYFPQEATWTVPQGGLFLWVQLPDNVPIEAIRYQAMAENVLFASGSVFFPNKQGYPAMRLSFSNPSESEIDLGISILGKLLKNYSSSHLHTSSGKEMALLCSS, encoded by the coding sequence GTGGCTTTAGCCACTAATCGCCTACATCCCCAGGTTTGGAAAACCGGGGCTTTGGCTCGTTCTTTGGTAACTTATGTAGGGACTTTTTCTAAAACTTTGATACCTGGGTTACGGGTGGGATATATGGTGGTTACAGGCAAGCATATAAGAGCGCTTATCGAGCGGAAGTTACTCCAGGATATCCAAACATCCAGTGTTTCCCAAGCAATAGTTAGCGAGTATCTCGCTTCCGGACATTATCGCCGTCACCGCAAAAGATTGCAAACAGAAAATCTCATCAGTCGCAACGTGATGCTGCAAGCAATTGAGCGCTACTTTCCCCAAGAAGCAACATGGACAGTTCCCCAAGGCGGATTGTTTCTTTGGGTGCAGTTGCCAGACAATGTTCCTATTGAAGCAATTCGCTATCAAGCTATGGCAGAGAATGTTTTATTTGCATCTGGTTCAGTGTTTTTCCCCAATAAGCAGGGTTATCCAGCTATGCGGTTGAGCTTCTCTAACCCGTCAGAATCAGAAATTGATTTAGGTATATCGATTTTAGGTAAGTTGTTGAAAAACTACAGCAGTTCTCATTTGCATACATCTAGCGGTAAGGAAATGGCGTTGCTGTGTAGTTCCTAG
- a CDS encoding cation:proton antiporter: MQEDFRLIVDLVSVFGVAACGGLLAALLGQPVLLGYLIGGIIVGPTGLGLIKEVIQVETLAQFGVAFLLFALGVEFSLAELKKVRAIALGGGAAQIILTILATVLVCGVTGAWGVLPAKGVFLGAILSLSSTAVVLKCLMERNETETPHGQVMLGILVVQDLALGLMIAVLPALDQPPEFIGIAVLTALARISLFAGGAIAAGIWLIPPLLRLLARTESRELFLLGVVALCLGIALLTEHMGLSIEMGAFVAGLMISEVEYADQTLTYVEPLRDIFASLFFASIGMLIDPVFLWNNLELILGLVALVFVGKFLIITPLVMLFRYPLKTALIVGLGLAQIGEFSFVLASEGQALGLVSRGIYLLTLGTTAVTLIITPFVLRLVPFLFNFAESMPWLKPYLDGEGQPLDVSDELPIKDHVVVCGYGRVGRNLVKLLQQHDLPMVVIDQSESRIQQLREAGVPYVYGNCVSFHVLETAGVNSAKGMAIALPDPMSTRLCLKRALELSPELDLVVRATKDKDIEVLYQLGAREVVQPEFEASLEMATYLLTGLMSPTVIQREMQEIRERHYLDLRPEQSASEVKRDLQQATQDLNRRWYSLPSASPLVGMTLEEADMRYLTGVSLMAIRRADGEEIDYPPTGTILAEGDRLLVVGADEEFAALDEFAKGKAAIPGENSACQWVSVNADSPFLGKTLVNLDIRREYGVQVQAMRRDGKFIRFPDVNMDLRTHDQVLLCGSLANLNQLQELLAPFKPVPLSIPVVKADETEALK, encoded by the coding sequence GTGCAGGAAGATTTTAGATTAATAGTTGACTTAGTGTCAGTTTTCGGCGTCGCTGCCTGTGGGGGATTGTTGGCTGCGTTATTGGGACAACCCGTGTTATTAGGGTATCTCATCGGCGGGATAATTGTCGGACCAACCGGACTGGGACTGATAAAAGAAGTTATTCAAGTAGAAACTCTGGCACAGTTCGGTGTCGCGTTTTTGTTATTTGCTTTGGGGGTAGAGTTTTCCTTAGCGGAACTGAAAAAAGTTCGGGCGATCGCTCTTGGAGGAGGTGCCGCGCAAATTATCCTGACAATTCTTGCCACGGTTTTGGTATGTGGCGTCACAGGAGCCTGGGGAGTCTTACCTGCTAAAGGCGTCTTTTTGGGAGCAATTCTCTCTTTATCTTCTACGGCAGTTGTCCTTAAGTGCTTGATGGAACGCAACGAAACGGAAACGCCCCACGGACAAGTGATGCTGGGTATTTTGGTAGTCCAAGACTTGGCACTGGGACTGATGATAGCAGTTTTACCCGCCCTGGATCAACCACCAGAATTTATTGGTATAGCAGTATTAACAGCATTAGCGCGGATTAGCTTATTTGCTGGTGGTGCGATCGCGGCAGGGATTTGGTTGATACCGCCTTTGTTGCGGCTGCTAGCCCGTACCGAAAGCCGAGAGCTATTTTTATTAGGAGTGGTGGCACTGTGTTTGGGTATTGCTCTGCTGACCGAGCATATGGGGCTTTCCATTGAAATGGGGGCGTTTGTCGCTGGCTTGATGATTTCGGAGGTGGAATATGCCGATCAAACTTTAACTTATGTAGAACCACTGCGCGATATCTTTGCTAGTTTGTTCTTTGCTTCAATTGGGATGTTAATCGACCCGGTGTTTTTGTGGAACAATCTAGAATTGATTTTGGGTCTGGTAGCGCTGGTATTTGTCGGTAAGTTTTTGATTATTACACCCCTAGTTATGCTGTTCCGCTATCCGTTGAAAACGGCGTTAATTGTTGGGTTGGGACTGGCGCAAATTGGGGAATTTTCCTTTGTGCTTGCTAGTGAAGGACAAGCGCTGGGGTTGGTGTCGCGAGGGATATATTTACTGACTTTGGGAACCACAGCGGTAACATTAATAATTACGCCTTTTGTGCTGCGATTAGTGCCGTTTTTATTCAATTTTGCCGAATCAATGCCTTGGCTGAAACCGTATTTGGATGGCGAAGGTCAACCGCTGGATGTGTCAGATGAACTACCGATAAAAGACCATGTGGTAGTCTGCGGTTATGGGCGAGTGGGCAGAAATTTGGTGAAGTTGTTGCAGCAACACGATTTGCCGATGGTGGTGATAGACCAATCAGAAAGTAGAATTCAGCAGTTGCGGGAGGCGGGTGTGCCTTATGTGTATGGTAATTGCGTGAGTTTCCATGTTTTAGAAACGGCGGGAGTTAATAGTGCTAAGGGAATGGCGATCGCACTTCCTGACCCAATGAGTACTCGTCTTTGTTTAAAACGCGCTTTGGAATTATCCCCAGAATTAGATTTGGTTGTTCGCGCTACCAAAGATAAAGATATTGAGGTGCTTTACCAACTCGGGGCAAGAGAAGTTGTCCAACCAGAATTTGAAGCAAGTTTGGAAATGGCAACTTATTTATTAACAGGCTTAATGTCCCCAACTGTAATTCAGCGAGAAATGCAGGAAATTCGCGAACGTCATTATTTGGATTTGCGACCAGAACAATCAGCATCTGAAGTCAAGCGGGATTTACAGCAAGCAACTCAAGATTTAAATCGCCGCTGGTATAGTTTACCATCAGCTTCACCCTTAGTCGGTATGACTTTAGAAGAAGCGGATATGCGCTATTTAACCGGGGTGAGTTTGATGGCAATTCGCCGCGCCGACGGTGAAGAAATAGATTATCCTCCAACTGGTACAATATTGGCAGAAGGCGATCGCTTGTTGGTAGTTGGCGCAGATGAAGAATTCGCCGCTTTGGATGAATTCGCTAAAGGTAAAGCAGCTATCCCCGGAGAAAATAGCGCTTGTCAGTGGGTGAGTGTCAACGCCGATTCTCCATTTCTCGGTAAAACTTTGGTTAATCTGGATATTCGCCGCGAATATGGCGTACAAGTGCAAGCGATGCGGCGAGATGGCAAATTTATCCGCTTTCCTGATGTCAATATGGACTTGCGAACTCACGACCAAGTGCTTTTGTGCGGTAGCTTGGCGAATTTAAATCAACTACAAGAGTTGCTGGCGCCTTTTAAACCAGTACCGTTGTCCATTCCAGTTGTCAAAGCCGATGAAACCGAAGCACTCAAATAG
- a CDS encoding DUF1993 domain-containing protein, translated as MTISMYQASVPVCIRSLKNLVGILEKGATYAETKKIDQHVLVNSRLFPDMFPLSRQVQIASDIAKRGAAQLAGTEAPTFEDNETTLPELIDRVQKTIAYLDTFKPEQIDGSEDKAITIKQGDKSLSFQGLPFLLYFVLPNVYFHVTTTYDILRHCGVELGKKDFLGKS; from the coding sequence ATGACCATTTCAATGTATCAAGCTTCAGTACCAGTGTGTATTCGCTCACTGAAGAACCTTGTAGGTATTCTGGAAAAAGGTGCTACATATGCAGAAACCAAAAAAATAGATCAGCATGTGTTGGTCAATAGTCGTTTATTCCCAGATATGTTTCCATTGTCAAGACAAGTGCAAATTGCCTCTGACATAGCAAAGAGAGGCGCCGCACAATTAGCAGGCACAGAAGCACCCACGTTTGAAGACAATGAAACTACATTGCCCGAACTTATTGACCGCGTTCAGAAAACGATCGCTTATTTAGACACATTTAAACCCGAACAAATAGATGGTTCGGAAGATAAAGCAATTACCATTAAGCAGGGTGACAAGAGCTTATCTTTTCAAGGATTGCCATTTCTCCTATATTTTGTTTTGCCAAACGTTTATTTCCATGTCACAACAACCTATGACATTCTCAGACACTGCGGTGTAGAGCTTGGCAAAAAAGACTTCCTCGGTAAGTCTTAA
- a CDS encoding Hfq-related RNA-binding protein, translating to MITDFDTSLPSIRQVQNLIKQTTPVEFKLLTGDVLTGTVLWQDAHCMCIADENSQQTTVWKQAIAYIKPKS from the coding sequence ATGATTACTGACTTTGACACTTCATTACCCAGTATTAGACAAGTTCAAAATCTGATTAAACAAACGACACCAGTAGAATTCAAGTTGCTGACTGGTGATGTGTTGACGGGAACAGTTTTATGGCAAGATGCACATTGTATGTGTATTGCGGATGAAAACAGCCAGCAGACAACAGTTTGGAAACAAGCGATCGCCTATATTAAGCCCAAGAGTTAG
- the dapF gene encoding diaminopimelate epimerase — protein MAIEFTKYHGLGNDFILIDNRSSSKPVITPEEAIKLCDRHFGIGADGVIFALPGENNTDYTMRIFNSDGSEPEMCGNGIRCFAGFVADLEGESRNKDKYQIHTLAGVITPQLMPDGQVKVDMGLPRLLAGEIPTTLAKADEKVINIPLQVAGKSWDVTCVSTGNPHCITFVEDVAAIPLETIGSQFEHHAAFPQRINTEFVEVVRRDYVKMRVWERGAGITLACGTGACATLVAGVLTGKCDRTATVELPGGPLLIEWADDQRLYMTGPAQKVFAGKL, from the coding sequence ATGGCAATCGAATTTACTAAGTATCACGGTTTGGGCAATGATTTTATTTTGATTGACAATCGCTCGTCATCAAAGCCAGTCATCACTCCAGAGGAAGCAATCAAGTTGTGCGATCGCCACTTTGGTATCGGTGCTGATGGTGTGATTTTTGCCTTACCAGGAGAAAATAACACTGATTACACGATGCGGATTTTCAACTCCGATGGTTCGGAACCAGAAATGTGCGGTAACGGAATTCGCTGTTTTGCGGGCTTTGTGGCTGATTTAGAGGGCGAATCTCGAAATAAAGATAAATATCAAATTCATACCCTTGCTGGCGTAATTACACCCCAACTGATGCCCGATGGACAAGTTAAGGTGGATATGGGTCTTCCCAGATTACTCGCTGGGGAAATTCCTACAACCTTAGCTAAGGCTGACGAAAAGGTAATTAATATTCCATTGCAGGTAGCGGGTAAATCTTGGGATGTCACCTGTGTAAGTACGGGAAATCCGCACTGCATTACTTTTGTGGAAGATGTAGCGGCAATTCCTCTCGAAACAATTGGTTCTCAGTTTGAGCATCACGCAGCTTTTCCCCAACGGATAAACACCGAATTTGTGGAAGTGGTGCGCCGCGACTATGTAAAGATGCGGGTATGGGAAAGAGGTGCGGGTATCACATTAGCTTGTGGGACTGGTGCTTGTGCCACTTTGGTGGCTGGAGTGTTGACCGGAAAATGCGATCGCACTGCTACTGTCGAACTTCCCGGTGGACCGTTGCTAATTGAATGGGCAGACGACCAGCGGCTTTATATGACAGGACCAGCCCAAAAAGTTTTCGCAGGCAAATTATAA
- a CDS encoding TIGR02391 family protein, producing MNLEEIISPFLYQAVIKKYECGLYRDAILAATFQLQECIRVKADLDTSQITANLDCINEVFGMPKPLIKVNSMNTVGEVYEQMGFDKILQGIWQGIRNSRIHAECLDDETTAYAIIVFIDYLINRIQNSVNVQYELTKD from the coding sequence ATGAATCTCGAAGAAATAATTTCACCTTTTCTTTATCAAGCTGTTATAAAAAAATACGAATGCGGACTTTATCGAGATGCGATACTTGCAGCTACATTTCAATTGCAAGAGTGCATTAGGGTTAAAGCTGATTTAGACACGTCGCAAATTACAGCTAATTTGGACTGCATCAATGAGGTGTTCGGAATGCCGAAACCACTGATTAAAGTCAATAGCATGAATACAGTTGGCGAAGTGTATGAACAAATGGGATTTGATAAAATTTTACAGGGAATATGGCAGGGTATTAGAAATTCCCGAATTCATGCTGAATGTCTGGATGATGAAACTACAGCTTATGCCATCATTGTCTTTATAGACTATCTCATAAATCGTATTCAAAATAGCGTCAACGTTCAGTATGAACTAACTAAAGATTAA
- a CDS encoding sensor histidine kinase, producing MNQTVKLPYTPDFQPEALPVLEKIAANLPGMIFQFLQQRDGSQFVVYASSGCREMFELEPEVQTDFQILRKLIHPQDAIAFEESVRYSASTLTPWQWEGRIITPSGIKWIQGASRPERQAGGDILWDGLVMDITDRKQAESKLRESEARYKAILDAIPDLMFRISRDGEYLDFKGGGAKKAIPPENIIGNNLQDLLPDDVANNSLHAIAKTLDSQTLQSLEYQLSTHEGLRNYEARLVVSGQDEVLVLVRDITERKQAEIDLQNLAEKFSKAFRCSPNAITISTVEDGRFIEVNDSFVKLSGYEPEEAIGRTAFELNIWVNQSDRQKLLQELHSQGAVRNLEFEFRKKSGEVAFAMVCAEIIDLNGERYILSVNHDITQRKRTEAQLQLTSQRDRLLTETLARIRTSLNLDQILQTTVNEVRQFLQADRVFIGLNDGNKEGRILAESVDPKYSSVIDCKIKDPVVIQEMKRLLTTNKVRVVEDIEQIDVSPTLKAHYQQFQTRATLAVPIMLNGEFFGALIANQCSHPRHWHQMEIDLLKQMSEQLAIAIQQAQLYQELAALNTNLEQQVEERTAQLQQKMQELQEINRVKDVLLHTVSHDMRTSVMGNLMVLENLLKSGGVGSGEWGQGGQGGQFPIPNSQFPIPNSQIPVSRSIIERMIQGNQRLLGMINSLLELHSSEEQGIVLHRELVQFGTLLPTVIRDLQPMLSENKVTLKNLVPKDLPLIMADSTKLQRVLQNLLTYSWLHNPPGLNLTLKATVEDRMIRVQIQDNGVGMNKLECARLFDLFVRDPQARSSTCTGLKLYISRQIIKAHQGEIGVKSNPKRGLTFWFTLPLANLPTTSR from the coding sequence GTGAATCAAACTGTGAAATTGCCATATACACCAGATTTTCAACCAGAAGCTTTGCCGGTGCTAGAAAAAATTGCGGCAAATTTACCGGGGATGATTTTTCAATTCCTTCAGCAGCGAGATGGTTCGCAGTTTGTTGTCTATGCGAGTTCTGGCTGTCGAGAAATGTTTGAATTAGAACCAGAAGTGCAAACAGACTTTCAAATACTACGCAAACTGATTCATCCCCAAGATGCGATCGCTTTTGAAGAATCTGTGAGATATTCTGCCTCTACTTTGACACCTTGGCAATGGGAAGGACGCATTATCACACCTAGTGGTATTAAGTGGATTCAAGGTGCTTCTCGTCCGGAAAGACAAGCTGGAGGTGATATCCTTTGGGATGGCTTGGTGATGGATATCACAGACCGCAAGCAAGCGGAATCAAAATTGCGCGAGAGTGAAGCGCGTTATAAAGCAATTTTAGATGCTATCCCCGATTTAATGTTTCGCATCAGTCGAGATGGCGAGTATCTCGATTTTAAGGGTGGGGGTGCAAAGAAGGCGATTCCCCCAGAAAACATCATCGGTAACAATTTGCAGGATTTATTGCCTGATGATGTTGCTAATAATAGTCTTCATGCGATCGCCAAAACTTTGGATTCGCAAACTTTACAATCTCTAGAATATCAACTATCAACGCATGAAGGTTTGCGAAATTATGAAGCGCGGTTGGTAGTCAGCGGACAAGATGAAGTCTTAGTTCTTGTCCGTGATATTACCGAGCGCAAACAAGCAGAAATTGACTTGCAAAATCTTGCCGAAAAGTTTTCTAAGGCTTTTCGTTGCAGTCCAAATGCAATTACCATCAGCACGGTGGAAGATGGACGCTTCATAGAAGTTAACGACAGTTTTGTGAAACTCTCAGGTTATGAACCAGAAGAAGCGATTGGACGTACTGCTTTTGAGTTGAATATTTGGGTCAACCAGAGCGATCGCCAAAAATTATTGCAGGAGTTGCATTCCCAAGGAGCAGTTCGCAATCTGGAATTTGAATTTAGAAAAAAGTCTGGCGAAGTTGCTTTTGCAATGGTTTGCGCCGAAATAATTGATTTGAATGGTGAGCGTTACATTCTGTCTGTCAATCATGATATCACACAACGCAAGCGAACAGAAGCGCAATTACAATTGACATCACAGCGCGATCGCTTGTTAACAGAAACTTTAGCCCGAATTCGCACTTCGCTCAACTTAGACCAAATTCTCCAAACTACTGTAAACGAAGTCCGACAATTTTTGCAAGCAGACCGAGTTTTTATTGGTCTAAATGATGGTAATAAAGAAGGCAGAATTCTCGCAGAATCAGTAGATCCAAAGTATTCATCAGTTATAGACTGCAAAATTAAAGATCCAGTTGTCATCCAAGAAATGAAAAGACTACTGACAACTAATAAAGTGCGTGTGGTGGAAGATATCGAGCAAATCGATGTATCTCCCACTCTTAAAGCACATTATCAACAATTTCAAACGCGGGCAACTTTAGCAGTCCCAATTATGTTAAATGGTGAATTCTTTGGAGCGTTGATTGCTAATCAATGTTCTCATCCTCGCCATTGGCATCAAATGGAAATTGATTTACTAAAACAAATGTCAGAACAATTAGCGATCGCCATTCAACAAGCTCAACTATACCAAGAATTGGCAGCACTCAATACCAATTTAGAACAACAAGTAGAAGAACGTACCGCTCAGTTACAGCAGAAAATGCAAGAACTGCAAGAAATCAATCGAGTTAAAGATGTTCTGTTACACACAGTTTCTCACGATATGCGAACTTCAGTCATGGGTAATTTGATGGTGCTAGAGAATTTGCTTAAAAGTGGGGGAGTCGGGAGTGGGGAGTGGGGACAAGGGGGACAAGGGGGACAATTCCCAATTCCCAATTCCCAATTCCCAATTCCCAATTCCCAAATCCCCGTATCTCGCTCAATTATCGAACGAATGATACAAGGTAATCAGCGCCTGTTAGGAATGATTAACTCCTTACTAGAGCTTCATTCCAGTGAAGAACAAGGAATTGTGCTGCATCGCGAACTTGTGCAATTTGGTACACTGTTGCCGACTGTGATTAGAGATTTGCAGCCAATGCTGTCAGAAAACAAAGTGACTTTGAAGAACTTGGTTCCCAAAGATTTACCGTTAATTATGGCAGATTCGACTAAGTTGCAACGAGTTTTGCAAAATTTGTTGACTTATAGTTGGCTGCACAACCCACCGGGATTAAACTTGACTTTGAAAGCGACAGTTGAGGATCGGATGATTCGCGTTCAAATTCAAGATAACGGTGTGGGGATGAACAAGTTAGAATGTGCGAGGCTATTTGATTTGTTTGTCCGCGATCCTCAAGCTCGTTCTTCAACTTGCACAGGCTTAAAATTATATATTTCTCGACAAATAATTAAAGCACATCAAGGTGAAATTGGCGTTAAAAGTAACCCCAAACGCGGTTTAACTTTCTGGTTTACCTTACCTTTGGCAAATTTGCCGACAACGAGCCGCTGA